The following proteins come from a genomic window of Methanosarcina sp. MTP4:
- a CDS encoding IS1634 family transposase, producing MHITTNSLDHHGIVCGIFDELEIGSIIDEVLPKIGQHKLAHSTVIKAMILNCLGFTDSRLYLYSQYFENLPVERLLGPGVSASDLTDDVLGRTLDKIYEADPTQLFMKLSMSMMEVVNLKVIQLHCDDTNFSVHGDYEPEDGSSAIELTYGHAKDKRYDLKRFSMGMITNQYGMPLFTQAYSGNSSDKETIVEAMKRLKENIDFLDDVYFIADSSLYSEDNVKALKDMKWITRVPSTLNLCKELLTSDFEFKQGEDPRYLFYETMVEYGGIEQKWVVVHSKEMHKRKDITFEKKIKKILKKAQKELKELKQIDFACEEDARAALERWKKENPYCLLETVDISTVSKREKGKRGRPKKGEKLVTHYVVDAKAIKNEELALHEMKYHGRFIIGSSDLNLDAEEMLEKYKNQSKVEKGFRFIKDKSFRVSEVYLKKPERIEALSMIMVLTLMVYSVAEWKLREKLKETGESIPNQVKKQTQKPTLKWVFMLMKGITEVEVKKKSKAKIQIANLDEIKEKLIRLMGKSCEKYYF from the coding sequence ATGCACATTACTACTAACTCCTTGGACCATCACGGTATAGTTTGTGGAATTTTCGATGAACTTGAAATTGGAAGTATTATCGATGAAGTCCTTCCCAAAATTGGGCAGCATAAGTTAGCTCATTCAACAGTGATAAAAGCAATGATTCTTAATTGCCTTGGATTCACTGACAGCCGACTTTACCTGTACTCTCAATATTTTGAAAATCTTCCAGTTGAAAGGTTACTTGGTCCTGGAGTTAGTGCGTCAGATCTTACTGATGACGTTTTAGGGCGAACTCTTGATAAGATATACGAAGCAGATCCTACTCAACTGTTCATGAAACTTTCCATGAGTATGATGGAAGTTGTGAACCTTAAAGTCATACAACTTCATTGCGATGATACCAATTTCAGCGTTCATGGAGACTATGAGCCTGAAGATGGTAGCTCTGCCATTGAACTCACTTATGGTCACGCGAAAGATAAGAGATATGATTTGAAGCGTTTTTCAATGGGGATGATTACAAACCAGTATGGAATGCCATTATTTACACAAGCATACTCTGGGAACTCATCCGACAAAGAAACCATAGTAGAAGCCATGAAAAGACTTAAGGAAAACATCGATTTCCTTGATGACGTTTACTTCATAGCTGATAGTTCTCTGTATTCTGAAGATAATGTCAAAGCATTAAAAGACATGAAGTGGATCACCCGTGTTCCCTCAACTCTGAATCTTTGTAAAGAGTTGCTGACTTCTGATTTTGAGTTTAAACAGGGAGAAGACCCACGCTACTTATTTTACGAAACTATGGTTGAATATGGTGGCATAGAACAAAAATGGGTAGTTGTTCACTCCAAAGAGATGCATAAAAGAAAAGACATTACATTTGAAAAGAAAATCAAAAAGATACTTAAGAAAGCTCAGAAAGAGCTGAAAGAGCTGAAACAAATAGATTTTGCATGTGAAGAAGACGCAAGAGCAGCTCTGGAAAGATGGAAGAAAGAGAACCCCTACTGTTTGCTGGAAACAGTGGATATCTCAACGGTATCAAAAAGGGAAAAAGGCAAGAGAGGAAGGCCAAAAAAAGGTGAAAAGCTTGTTACCCATTATGTTGTAGATGCGAAGGCCATCAAGAATGAAGAACTCGCACTGCATGAAATGAAGTATCATGGAAGATTTATAATCGGCAGCAGTGACTTGAATCTTGATGCTGAAGAGATGCTGGAAAAATACAAAAACCAGAGTAAAGTGGAAAAAGGATTCAGGTTCATAAAGGACAAAAGTTTCAGGGTTTCTGAAGTTTATCTTAAGAAACCTGAGAGAATTGAAGCATTGTCAATGATCATGGTTTTAACTCTGATGGTTTACTCGGTAGCAGAATGGAAGCTGAGAGAAAAACTAAAAGAAACAGGGGAATCAATACCGAACCAGGTTAAGAAACAAACTCAAAAGCCGACATTGAAATGGGTTTTCATGCTGATGAAAGGGATTACGGAAGTGGAAGTAAAAAAGAAATCAAAAGCTAAAATTCAAATCGCCAACTTGGATGAAATCAAAGAGAAGTTAATAAGGTTGATGGGAAAGAGTTGTGAAAAATACTATTTTTGA
- a CDS encoding MtaA/CmuA family methyltransferase produces the protein MNNKERFLAALAREEVDRVSVACPLQTATVEMMEETGTSWPEAHSSAQKMAKLALAANRLGGIESVRVPFDLCVEAEALGSAIHGGKSDSQPSIKDPVLSDPEKLYSLEVPDPSKAGRMPVVLEAIKLVKEEDPGLPIIAGITGPFTLAGQIRGVEALLMDMFDNPNFFKDLLSFTTVLLISYGRALEEAGADSIVVIDPSAGSELLGCDFYQEAAYPPCSKLVHSLDKPAILHICGDSTPLLGMMADTGVAGVSLDHLVDIQKAKELVGDRVAIIGNINPPDTLFLGKPEDVRAEALECIAKGVNILAPGCGIPPGTKLENIRAMAEAAKAAAKE, from the coding sequence ATGAACAATAAAGAACGTTTTCTTGCTGCCCTTGCGCGAGAAGAAGTGGACAGGGTCTCTGTAGCCTGTCCTCTTCAAACCGCAACTGTTGAGATGATGGAGGAAACCGGGACATCTTGGCCCGAAGCACATTCCAGCGCACAGAAGATGGCAAAACTGGCCCTTGCCGCCAACCGGTTAGGAGGAATTGAAAGCGTAAGGGTTCCCTTCGATCTCTGTGTCGAAGCCGAAGCTCTGGGCTCTGCCATACACGGAGGAAAATCCGATTCCCAGCCTTCCATCAAAGATCCGGTTCTCAGTGATCCGGAGAAACTCTACTCCCTGGAAGTCCCGGATCCCTCCAAGGCCGGAAGGATGCCCGTGGTGCTCGAGGCAATAAAGCTCGTGAAAGAAGAGGACCCAGGCCTCCCGATCATAGCCGGGATTACCGGGCCCTTTACCCTTGCCGGGCAGATAAGGGGTGTCGAAGCCCTGTTAATGGACATGTTCGACAACCCAAACTTCTTCAAGGACCTGCTCTCCTTCACAACCGTGTTGCTGATAAGTTACGGGCGTGCCCTTGAAGAAGCCGGAGCCGATTCGATCGTAGTCATCGATCCTTCGGCAGGCAGCGAGCTCCTGGGATGTGACTTCTACCAGGAGGCAGCCTATCCTCCCTGTTCCAAACTTGTCCACAGCCTGGACAAACCGGCCATCCTCCACATCTGTGGGGACTCAACCCCTCTTCTGGGGATGATGGCAGACACAGGAGTTGCAGGTGTCAGCCTTGACCATCTGGTAGACATCCAAAAAGCAAAAGAACTGGTAGGGGACAGGGTTGCAATTATAGGCAACATCAACCCCCCGGACACCCTCTTCCTGGGAAAGCCAGAAGACGTCCGGGCAGAGGCTCTCGAATGCATTGCCAAGGGAGTGAATATCCTCGCTCCAGGCTGCGGGATTCCCCCCGGAACGAAGCTCGAGAATATAAGGGCTATGGCTGAGGCGGCAAAAGCTGCTGCAAAAGAATGA
- a CDS encoding corrinoid protein, which yields MTSKEEIFESLAEAVVKGKQDLCVELANKVIEEKVDAYEAIMKGCAHGMSIVSDKYDKREMFVPHIMIAARAMNSAVEILQPHVNVESAEKPGDVVTGVVFGDVHDIGINLVVSLLGAAGFTVHHLGKDIAPEKFIEAAKEHNADVIGLSALMTTSMMGMKEVVELARGEIPSTKIMIGGGPVSQRYCNDIGADAYAENAPEAIKAVKELVAAKKAN from the coding sequence ATGACTTCTAAAGAGGAAATTTTTGAAAGCCTGGCAGAAGCTGTGGTCAAAGGCAAGCAGGATCTTTGTGTGGAACTTGCAAACAAAGTGATCGAAGAAAAGGTAGATGCCTATGAAGCGATCATGAAAGGCTGTGCTCATGGAATGAGCATTGTGAGCGACAAATATGATAAGAGGGAAATGTTTGTCCCTCACATTATGATTGCAGCTCGGGCCATGAACTCGGCCGTGGAGATCCTTCAGCCCCATGTAAACGTAGAATCAGCGGAGAAACCGGGAGATGTGGTCACAGGCGTGGTTTTCGGTGACGTCCATGACATCGGGATCAACCTGGTAGTCAGCTTGCTGGGAGCCGCAGGTTTCACGGTCCACCACCTGGGAAAGGATATTGCCCCCGAAAAGTTTATCGAGGCCGCAAAAGAGCACAATGCAGATGTTATCGGGCTGTCTGCCCTCATGACCACAAGCATGATGGGAATGAAAGAAGTGGTCGAACTTGCGAGGGGGGAAATCCCGAGCACTAAAATCATGATTGGAGGAGGCCCCGTATCCCAGCGCTACTGTAATGATATAGGTGCGGATGCATACGCCGAAAATGCCCCGGAAGCCATCAAAGCTGTCAAAGAGCTCGTAGCAGCAAAGAAAGCTAACTGA
- a CDS encoding PAS domain S-box protein, whose amino-acid sequence MDSDNLNPGLTDQTVMKKNVPLVQHSIENSIEPIFWINSEGRFIYVNKAASRYYGYSREELLAMMVFDVETQFSEDSWDKNWEKAWKSHKKEKLVVFEGYYRKKDGSVFPAETTLNYIEFEGEEYLFAFINDITERKKAEEALQKYAEEMRRSHEMKIMIENVINNSPVVIFFWRAEHNWPVEFVSKNINQFGYAAEDFTSGEVLYGDIIHPSDILKVRNKYTGSLEAGLKNYIQEYRVLTKSGEVRWVEERTFIEYDENNTLTSIQGIIVDITENKRSSKFLQIQCDLGNVLAFNNNLQDTYKQVLELALHISPFDSGCLYVFDKSTGVLDLVAYKGLSPQYVENDSHYNANSVFVRLLMLGKPVYKTHPEISSMTAVKFPPDEKLRATALMPVKCGGKIIAVLKLISHSKNDIPEASRSSLETIASQVGVVIERVTDEAEFNKKSNDFQNLFDVLEDFLFILSPDGCIVHCNPAFVKRLAYSKEELPGMNILELCARSQMLEAARVFSDTAAGKRSFSDIPFLDKNGIAVPVETRSVKGEWNGYEAIICLSREILDRGEQIGI is encoded by the coding sequence ATGGATTCCGACAATCTAAACCCTGGTCTTACCGACCAGACCGTAATGAAAAAAAATGTTCCTCTTGTACAACATTCAATTGAAAACAGTATAGAGCCCATTTTCTGGATTAATTCCGAAGGTCGTTTTATCTACGTCAACAAAGCAGCCAGTAGATATTACGGCTATTCCCGAGAAGAACTACTTGCAATGATGGTCTTCGATGTTGAAACTCAATTTTCAGAAGATAGTTGGGATAAAAATTGGGAAAAAGCCTGGAAAAGTCATAAAAAGGAAAAATTAGTAGTGTTTGAAGGCTATTACCGCAAAAAAGACGGTAGTGTTTTTCCTGCCGAGACAACGTTAAACTATATTGAGTTTGAGGGTGAAGAATATCTTTTCGCATTTATTAACGATATCACTGAGCGCAAAAAAGCCGAGGAGGCGCTTCAAAAATATGCGGAAGAAATGAGGCGTTCTCATGAAATGAAAATAATGATTGAGAACGTTATAAATAATAGTCCGGTAGTCATTTTTTTCTGGAGGGCTGAACACAACTGGCCTGTGGAATTCGTATCTAAAAATATTAATCAGTTTGGGTATGCAGCCGAGGATTTCACATCCGGAGAAGTTTTGTACGGCGACATAATTCACCCCTCCGACATCCTGAAAGTAAGGAATAAGTATACCGGGAGTCTGGAAGCCGGTTTGAAAAACTACATTCAGGAGTACAGGGTCTTGACGAAATCCGGCGAGGTACGCTGGGTTGAAGAAAGGACTTTTATCGAGTATGATGAAAATAATACGCTCACTTCCATTCAGGGTATTATCGTTGACATCACAGAGAATAAAAGGAGCAGTAAGTTCCTGCAAATTCAGTGCGACCTTGGAAATGTCCTTGCTTTCAACAATAATTTACAGGATACATATAAACAGGTACTCGAATTGGCTCTCCATATAAGCCCCTTCGATTCCGGCTGCCTTTATGTGTTCGATAAATCCACAGGTGTCCTGGATCTTGTAGCCTACAAGGGTTTGTCTCCCCAATACGTTGAAAATGATTCCCACTACAATGCGAATTCTGTCTTTGTCCGTTTGCTCATGTTAGGAAAACCCGTGTATAAGACCCATCCGGAAATCAGTTCCATGACGGCTGTTAAATTTCCCCCGGATGAAAAATTGCGTGCTACAGCCCTCATGCCAGTGAAATGCGGGGGAAAAATTATAGCTGTGCTCAAACTTATATCACACAGCAAGAATGACATTCCGGAAGCTTCTCGCAGTTCGCTTGAAACTATTGCTTCTCAGGTGGGGGTAGTTATTGAACGTGTAACGGATGAAGCAGAATTTAATAAGAAAAGTAACGACTTTCAAAATCTGTTTGATGTACTGGAAGATTTTCTTTTTATACTCAGCCCGGACGGATGTATTGTCCACTGCAACCCGGCATTTGTTAAACGCCTGGCTTATTCAAAGGAAGAGCTTCCGGGTATGAATATTCTTGAACTTTGTGCCCGTTCTCAGATGCTGGAGGCAGCCAGGGTCTTTTCTGACACTGCGGCTGGAAAAAGGTCTTTCAGCGATATTCCGTTTCTCGATAAAAATGGAATAGCAGTTCCGGTTGAGACCAGATCTGTTAAAGGGGAGTGGAATGGTTACGAGGCTATAATATGCCTTTCCCGGGAAATCCTTGACCGAGGTGAGCAAATTGGGATTTGA